AGGCGCCAGTACTCGGAGTCCATGAAGGCCTGGTAGCTCTTCTTGAAGGACGCGGGCACCGGGGCGGTGTTGGTCGCCGGGTCGAAGACCGGCGGGTTGCGGTCCGCGTCCTCGAAGGACTCGGCCAGCTCGTTCTCGGCAAGGCGGCGCAGTTCGTCGAGGATGCTCTTGGCGGTGTCGACGTCCATCTCCGCGAACGGGCCGGTGCCGTACAGCTTGTCGCGGCCGAGCACCTCGAAGAGGTTGAACTCGATGTCGCGGAGATTCGACTTGTAGTGGCCCATGGCGAAGGCTCCGTAAGCAGGAAAGGGATGAATACCAGCAAGTAGCTACGATGATGCTACCCGTCGGTAATAAGACGCAACCCCTAACCGTCCATCTGTGACGTCCGTGACTCAGTACGCTTACGCGCATGTACGGCTACGACCAGAATCCCGGCGCCCAGCAGCAGTACGCCCCGCCGGGCGCGCAGCCGCCACCGCAGCAGATGCAGGGCATGCCCGGCGGTGGCTACGGCCAGCAGCCCCCGCTCTACCCCGAGCCCTCGCCGCCGTCCCTCGCGGACGCCGTGCGCGCCTTCACGACGGGGTCGATGTCCGCCGAGGACTTCCAGCAGGCCTTCGCCACGTCGAAGGTCTACTGCCCGCGCGGCGACAACCCCGGCTTCCTCGCGCTGCACAACACCCAGCAGCCCGTGATCCCGATGTTCACCTCCCTCAAGGAGCTGCGCCGGTACGCGGGCAAGGACTCCAAGTACTTCGTGATCACCGGCGCGGAGGTCATCGACCTCCTCCCGACGGGGTACGGCTTCGTCCTCGACATGGAGGGCGAGCACCGCATGGTCTTCGACGCGAAGGCCGTGGAGCAGATGGTCGACTTCGCGATGCGGCGCATGTACGGGTGACGCGCGCGCGTTGATCCGGGTGTGGACGGGGGCCGCACCCGATGCTCTGACCTATGCCTTCGTCCAGGATCTTGCGTCGCCGTCCCGCCGTCCTCGTGACCGTCGCCGTGAGCGCGGCGGTGAGCGCGGCCCTGCTCGGCACCGCCTCCGCGGAGACCGCCGCCCCCGCCGAGACCGGCGCCGAACGTGCCCGCCGCCTCTTCCTCGACCACGGGCCCAAGGCCGCCGTGCTGACCGCCGCGCACCGCGGCCAGTGGCGCAAGGCCCCCGAGAACAGCCTCGCCGCGCTCCGGGCGGGCTTCGCGGACGGCGCCGAGATCGTCGAGGTCGACGTCCGGATGACCAAGGACAAAGTCCCCGTCCTGATGCACGACGCGACCGTCGACCGCACCACGAACGGCAAAGGGCGCGTCTCCGACCTCACCCTCGCCCAGCTGCGCGGCCTCAAGCTGCGCGCGGGTCTGGGCGGCCGCCGGGCGCCGCTCACCGGTGAACGCGTCCCCACCGTCGCCGACGCCATGAAGGCCGCCCGCACGCTCGGGCTCGTCAACCTCGACCAGTCCTGGGAGGACCGCGAGGCGGTCTGGCGGGTCCTGGAGGAGACGGGCACCGTCCGCAACGGCCTCTTCAAGTCCCGCGCCCCGGTGCCGGAGGTGCGCGCGTTCCTCGGCCGCCACAAGGACGCGCTCTACATGCACCTGGTGGAGGACGCCAACGCCGGGTCCGTGGGGGAGTTCGGGAAGAGCAGGCCGCCCGCGTTCGAGGTCGTCTTCGACGACGTCCGCGACAAGGTGGCCGCTCCCGCCTTCGTCCGTGGGCTGCGGTCGACCGGCCGCGTCTGGTTCAACACGATGCGGGACGGCTCCGCCGCCCGCTTCACCGACGAGGCGTCGCTGATCGACCCCGCGCGCGGCTGGGGCAGACTCATCGCCGACTACGGGGCGACGATCCTGCAGACCGACAACGTGCAGGCCCTCAGGTCCTACCTGACCACGGGCGCCGCGGGCCGGGTGCCGCCCGGCGCGGTCCGCGTCCAGGCGGAGGGGTACGCCCCCGGTGGCGAGGGCAAGGCGTACCACGACACCGACGCGGGGAACCGGGGGGACGGGCCGGGGCGGCGCGGCGAGAACGTCGACGTGTGCGACCACGACGGGGCCGTGGTGGTCTGCTGGATGCGCGGTTCGGAGTGGCTCACGTACGCGGTCGACGTACCGAAGACCGGGCGGTACGCGCTCAAGATCCGGGCGTCGTCCCCGTACGAGCCCGCCGGGACCTGTCGGATCGCCTACGACGGCGGCAGGCCGGGCAAGGCCGTACGGGTCGCGGGCACCACCGCCCACCACGCCTTCTTCCTCCAGGACAGCCGTGACCCGCGGCAGCTCACCCGCGGTCGGCACACCGTGCGCCTCTCCCTGGACGAGGGCGCCTTCCAGAACTGGAACCTCGACTACCTGCAGCTGGAGCCGGTCCGCTCCTGAGGTCCGCTCATGAGGTTCCGCTCCTGAGGTTCCGCTCCTGCGGGCCCGGCGGGAATTCCCGCCGGGCCCCGTTCGTTCCAGGTGGCAGAAAGTTCTACGTTCAACTAAAGTGAGCGCACAGGAGGTACCGACCATGCCTGCAGTGACTGTCGAGAACCCGCTGACCCTGCCCCGAGTGGTGGCGCAGGCCGATGCGACGCCGCGCCCCGTGCTCGCCGTGACCACGGCGCCGAGCGGCTTCGAGGGCGAGGGATTCCCGGTGCGCCGGGCCTTCGCGGGGATCAACTACCAGCACCTCGACCCGTTCATCATGATGGACCAGATGGGCGAGGTGGAGTACGAGGCGGGCGAGCCGAAGGGCACCCCCTGGCACCCCCACCGGGGCTTCGAGACGGTCACGTACCTGATCGACGGGACCTTCGTCCACCAGGACTCCAACGGTGGCGGCGGCACCATCCAGAACGGCGACACCCAGTGGATGACGGCAGGCAGCGGCCTGCTCCACATCGAGGCGCCGCCGGAGTCCCTCGTCATGTCCGGCGGCCTCTTCCACGGCCTCCAGCTGTGGGTGAACCTGCCCGCGAAGGACAAGATGATGAACCCCCGCTACCAGGACATCCGCGGCGGCCAGGTCCAGCTGCTCTCCACCCCGGACGGCGGCGCGCTGCTCCGCGTCATCGCCGGTGAGCTCGACGGACACGAGGGCCCCGGCATCACGCACACGCCGATCACGATGATCCACGCGACCGTGCGGCCCGGTGCCGAG
The sequence above is a segment of the Streptomyces sp. Je 1-369 genome. Coding sequences within it:
- a CDS encoding SseB family protein, with the translated sequence MYGYDQNPGAQQQYAPPGAQPPPQQMQGMPGGGYGQQPPLYPEPSPPSLADAVRAFTTGSMSAEDFQQAFATSKVYCPRGDNPGFLALHNTQQPVIPMFTSLKELRRYAGKDSKYFVITGAEVIDLLPTGYGFVLDMEGEHRMVFDAKAVEQMVDFAMRRMYG
- a CDS encoding pirin family protein, with translation MPAVTVENPLTLPRVVAQADATPRPVLAVTTAPSGFEGEGFPVRRAFAGINYQHLDPFIMMDQMGEVEYEAGEPKGTPWHPHRGFETVTYLIDGTFVHQDSNGGGGTIQNGDTQWMTAGSGLLHIEAPPESLVMSGGLFHGLQLWVNLPAKDKMMNPRYQDIRGGQVQLLSTPDGGALLRVIAGELDGHEGPGITHTPITMIHATVRPGAEVTLPWREDFNGLAYVLAGRGSVGAERCPVHMGQTAVFGAGSSLTVRADERQDAHAPDLEVVLLGGQPIREPMAHYGPFVMNSKAELQQAFEDFQKGLLGTVPAVHGM
- a CDS encoding glycerophosphodiester phosphodiesterase family protein, with translation MPSSRILRRRPAVLVTVAVSAAVSAALLGTASAETAAPAETGAERARRLFLDHGPKAAVLTAAHRGQWRKAPENSLAALRAGFADGAEIVEVDVRMTKDKVPVLMHDATVDRTTNGKGRVSDLTLAQLRGLKLRAGLGGRRAPLTGERVPTVADAMKAARTLGLVNLDQSWEDREAVWRVLEETGTVRNGLFKSRAPVPEVRAFLGRHKDALYMHLVEDANAGSVGEFGKSRPPAFEVVFDDVRDKVAAPAFVRGLRSTGRVWFNTMRDGSAARFTDEASLIDPARGWGRLIADYGATILQTDNVQALRSYLTTGAAGRVPPGAVRVQAEGYAPGGEGKAYHDTDAGNRGDGPGRRGENVDVCDHDGAVVVCWMRGSEWLTYAVDVPKTGRYALKIRASSPYEPAGTCRIAYDGGRPGKAVRVAGTTAHHAFFLQDSRDPRQLTRGRHTVRLSLDEGAFQNWNLDYLQLEPVRS